A region of Acidithiobacillus ferridurans DNA encodes the following proteins:
- a CDS encoding xanthine dehydrogenase family protein molybdopterin-binding subunit: MSLTLMKQRPDQQAATPSRVDGVAKVRGVALYVDDLPCADVIYGATVRTTEAGGTLQEVAFDPAIDWSEFVVVTARDIPGRNAVRLLEDDQVVLVDHAFRHAGEAVVLLAHADQEKLRKALKGVSLVELPNPSPIFDIDAALAAQQEIIPGNIYTDYLLDRGNVAEGEHLAGVVIEERFLTPSQEQLYIEPQGMLAHLQKDGSILVEGSMQCPYYVLDALVQCLGMDKDHLRVVQSTTGGAFGGKEDYPSVIACHAALLALKAGGRPVKLVYERGEDLRVTPKRHPSRTLIRLGANKAGELQFIDMDFAIDGGAYRTLSPVVLSRGVIHAPGPYKCPHIRVRGRAVATNHPPFGAFRGFGAPQSIFAMEVAMDRLAGKLAMDPAELRRINLLRTGDVNPTGDVMGADCFAHAALDAALEHTHYYHRLAEYRAWNAAGHQTRKGIGLATFAHGAGFTGNGELYLASRVSLQALANGHVEILCSNTEMGQGAATTLVQIAADALGLPMDCVHLAQADTSRVPNSGPTVASRTCMVVGDLIQKAAGQLLQRLRETAALAASHDAQSFAAACARLCAAAGDTLVTAQYQPPADMRWDEQAFLGRAYASYAWAAYIAEVEVDVLTLATRVRDFTAVQEIGNAVHPVIVQGQIEGGVAQGIGYALYEDVLWNERGVMANDRLTNYIIPTSADLGFIHVVLLEGGLGAGPKGAKGVGELPMDGPAPAIVNAIQQALDIDIRQIPVRPEMLLELTVSGGN, translated from the coding sequence GTGTCTTTGACCTTGATGAAGCAGCGACCTGACCAGCAGGCGGCGACCCCCAGCCGTGTCGACGGTGTTGCCAAAGTCAGGGGAGTGGCTCTCTATGTCGATGATCTGCCCTGCGCAGATGTGATCTATGGAGCGACGGTGCGCACTACTGAGGCTGGTGGAACGCTGCAGGAGGTGGCTTTTGATCCCGCCATAGACTGGTCGGAATTTGTGGTGGTGACGGCGCGGGATATTCCGGGTAGGAATGCCGTAAGGCTCCTGGAGGATGACCAGGTAGTGCTTGTTGACCACGCGTTTCGGCACGCTGGGGAGGCCGTGGTATTACTGGCTCACGCAGACCAGGAAAAACTCAGAAAAGCGCTGAAAGGTGTTTCTCTGGTGGAATTACCCAACCCATCTCCGATTTTTGACATCGATGCGGCACTCGCTGCGCAGCAAGAAATCATACCCGGCAATATTTATACGGATTATCTTCTGGATCGGGGTAATGTTGCGGAGGGAGAGCATCTTGCCGGTGTCGTCATCGAAGAGCGCTTTCTCACCCCATCCCAGGAGCAACTCTATATTGAGCCGCAAGGTATGCTGGCGCATTTGCAGAAAGACGGCAGCATTCTGGTAGAAGGTTCCATGCAGTGTCCCTACTACGTGTTGGACGCATTGGTTCAGTGTCTGGGGATGGATAAGGATCATCTGCGGGTGGTGCAAAGTACCACCGGTGGGGCCTTTGGCGGCAAGGAAGATTATCCCTCGGTGATTGCCTGTCATGCGGCGTTACTGGCGCTCAAAGCGGGTGGCCGTCCGGTAAAACTCGTTTATGAGCGGGGTGAGGATTTGCGGGTAACGCCTAAGCGTCATCCTTCCCGCACCCTGATTCGTTTGGGGGCCAATAAGGCCGGAGAATTGCAGTTTATCGATATGGATTTCGCCATTGATGGCGGGGCTTATCGTACCCTCAGTCCGGTAGTGCTCTCCCGTGGTGTTATTCATGCACCGGGACCATATAAGTGCCCCCATATCCGGGTCAGGGGGCGCGCCGTGGCGACCAACCATCCGCCCTTTGGCGCATTTCGCGGATTTGGTGCGCCGCAAAGTATTTTTGCCATGGAAGTGGCCATGGACCGGCTGGCGGGAAAACTGGCTATGGACCCTGCCGAATTGCGCCGGATAAATTTGTTGCGTACCGGCGATGTGAATCCCACGGGTGATGTGATGGGAGCTGACTGCTTTGCCCATGCCGCGCTCGATGCGGCATTGGAGCACACGCATTACTACCATCGGCTGGCGGAGTATAGGGCCTGGAATGCGGCCGGACACCAGACCCGCAAAGGTATTGGCCTGGCGACTTTTGCCCATGGCGCTGGTTTTACCGGCAATGGCGAATTGTATCTGGCGTCCCGGGTTTCTCTGCAAGCTCTGGCCAATGGCCATGTCGAAATTCTCTGTTCCAACACTGAAATGGGGCAGGGCGCGGCGACCACGCTGGTCCAAATTGCGGCTGACGCGCTGGGCCTGCCCATGGATTGCGTACATCTGGCGCAGGCGGATACCTCCAGGGTGCCAAATTCCGGACCGACGGTCGCCTCCCGCACCTGTATGGTGGTCGGGGATCTCATCCAGAAGGCGGCGGGACAATTATTGCAACGGCTGCGGGAAACGGCGGCGTTAGCGGCGTCCCATGACGCACAAAGTTTTGCCGCAGCCTGTGCCCGGCTTTGCGCAGCCGCCGGGGATACGCTGGTGACCGCACAATACCAACCGCCGGCGGACATGCGTTGGGATGAGCAGGCCTTTTTGGGGCGGGCTTACGCCAGTTATGCCTGGGCGGCTTACATTGCCGAAGTGGAAGTGGATGTGTTGACGCTCGCAACGCGGGTGCGTGATTTTACTGCGGTACAGGAAATCGGCAATGCGGTGCATCCGGTGATTGTGCAGGGCCAGATTGAGGGGGGCGTCGCCCAGGGTATTGGTTATGCCCTCTATGAGGATGTGCTCTGGAATGAGCGCGGGGTCATGGCCAATGACCGTCTGACCAATTACATCATCCCCACTAGCGCGGATTTAGGATTTATTCACGTGGTGTTGCTGGAAGGCGGGTTGGGAGCTGGTCCCAAAGGAGCAAAGGGCGTCGGTGAATTGCCCATGGATGGTCCGGCGCCCGCTATCGTCAACGCGATTCAGCAGGCCTTGGATATCGATATTCGCCAGATCCCGGTCAGGCCTGAAATGCTGCTGGAGCTGACGGTGAGCGGAGGGAATTGA
- a CDS encoding (2Fe-2S)-binding protein, whose protein sequence is MTTMRINGRAFQSSSAPNTRLLDVLRNECDLKGAKEGCGEGECGACAVLVNGKLVNSCLVPLGQMEQAEITTVEGLPEDSALARAFVHCGATQCGICTPGMMLAATALLAEHANPTLEEIRWGLSGNLCRCTGYGRIYAAIAQAAGGVC, encoded by the coding sequence ATGACGACGATGCGCATCAACGGTAGGGCATTTCAGAGCAGCTCAGCGCCGAACACCCGTTTACTGGATGTATTGCGTAATGAATGCGACCTCAAGGGGGCCAAAGAAGGCTGCGGTGAAGGAGAGTGTGGCGCCTGCGCGGTACTGGTGAATGGCAAGCTGGTGAATAGCTGTCTGGTTCCTCTCGGGCAGATGGAGCAGGCGGAGATTACCACGGTGGAGGGCCTTCCCGAAGATAGTGCCCTGGCACGGGCCTTTGTTCACTGCGGCGCCACCCAATGCGGGATTTGTACGCCGGGTATGATGCTCGCGGCGACCGCCCTGTTGGCGGAGCATGCGAATCCGACACTGGAGGAGATTCGCTGGGGCCTGAGCGGCAATCTCTGTCGCTGTACCGGGTATGGGCGCATTTATGCGGCCATCGCCCAGGCCGCCGGAGGGGTCTGCTGA
- a CDS encoding FAD binding domain-containing protein: MSDWIRPRHLPEALELLAAAPRPYRVISGGTDLMVESHLAPERRPESWLDISGLQELQGLQITEDGIRIGAATSLEAIRRHAEVVAHWPMLAASAAVTGAPPIQNRATLGGNVCNASPAADNAPVLLAYGARLEIAHHHGSRWLPYGDFHQGYRKTALQAGELLSALWIPYPPKHSRSYFRKVGTRAAQAIAKVSIAALIEEDSDGIIRSARFGMASVAATPCTLPSVSHYLLGRALRDISETDVRHGVRQDIAPIQDIRSTAEYRLEIVSRLVLEAIHRRSKSKKED, from the coding sequence ATGTCTGATTGGATAAGGCCGCGACATTTGCCGGAAGCCCTGGAGCTATTGGCGGCAGCCCCCCGCCCATATCGGGTGATTTCGGGCGGAACCGATCTTATGGTGGAGAGTCACCTCGCCCCGGAACGGCGCCCGGAGTCCTGGCTGGACATCAGCGGACTGCAGGAGTTGCAGGGGCTGCAGATTACGGAAGATGGTATCCGGATTGGCGCGGCTACTTCCCTGGAAGCGATTCGCCGGCATGCGGAAGTGGTCGCCCACTGGCCGATGCTGGCAGCCTCGGCGGCGGTGACCGGGGCGCCGCCCATTCAAAATCGCGCCACGCTGGGTGGCAACGTTTGCAATGCCTCACCTGCGGCGGATAACGCGCCGGTATTGCTGGCTTATGGCGCACGTCTGGAGATCGCCCATCATCACGGTTCGCGCTGGTTGCCTTATGGAGATTTCCATCAGGGGTATCGTAAGACGGCCTTGCAAGCTGGAGAGTTACTCAGCGCTCTGTGGATTCCTTACCCCCCCAAACACAGTCGCAGCTATTTTCGGAAAGTCGGAACACGGGCAGCGCAAGCTATTGCCAAGGTGAGTATCGCGGCGCTCATCGAAGAAGATAGTGATGGAATTATTCGGAGCGCGCGTTTTGGCATGGCGAGTGTGGCGGCGACTCCCTGTACCTTGCCATCCGTGAGCCACTATCTGCTGGGACGTGCGTTGCGTGATATTTCCGAAACTGATGTGCGCCATGGGGTAAGGCAGGATATTGCACCGATTCAGGATATTCGCTCGACGGCAGAATACCGTTTGGAGATAGTCTCCCGGTTGGTACTGGAGGCCATACATAGACGTAGTAAATCGAAAAAGGAGGATTAG